A part of Corynebacterium lactis RW2-5 genomic DNA contains:
- a CDS encoding PH domain-containing protein, whose amino-acid sequence MSFPYSELDTNEEILLDTNPTFGRLVWPLLELMAITGVVGLMIGFIDGSATVGAGMQPVRTFLFFAWTVLILWRVVRPSLNWLGERFVLTDRRILLRRGLLRPRVTTVDLRSVRSVDRRGSALLLRTHYFGPLLEVEDIPSARKVAKMVSRMT is encoded by the coding sequence ATGTCCTTTCCGTATTCTGAGCTCGATACGAATGAGGAAATTCTGCTCGATACGAACCCGACCTTCGGCAGGCTTGTCTGGCCCCTGTTGGAGCTGATGGCGATTACCGGAGTCGTTGGGTTGATGATTGGCTTCATTGACGGTTCCGCCACGGTGGGGGCGGGGATGCAGCCGGTCCGTACTTTTCTGTTCTTCGCCTGGACTGTTTTAATATTGTGGCGAGTCGTGCGCCCTTCGCTGAACTGGTTAGGAGAGCGCTTCGTCCTGACCGACAGGAGAATCCTTCTCCGACGTGGTCTATTGCGTCCACGAGTGACGACGGTGGATTTACGTTCCGTGCGCAGTGTCGACAGGCGAGGAAGTGCGCTTTTGCTCCGAACTCATTATTTCGGACCGCTGCTCGAGGTCGAAGACATCCCGTCAGCGCGAAAAGTCGCGAAGATGGTTTCCCGGATGACCTAA
- a CDS encoding 5-(carboxyamino)imidazole ribonucleotide synthase, producing the protein MGVTATDTPDNPANSTSAAKRHPAHPRGVPIVTVIGDGQLARMMQTEAIELGQSIKLLAGSRDSSAAQVCHDIVIGDYRVWEDVERAVQGAHAVTFDHEHVPTEFLNRLSGMGYSVQPQPAALLYAQDKLLMRQRLEKMGAPVPEYSAIESVEEALAFHDRVDGAVCLKARRGGYDGHGVWFPGSREDLRELVSELLGQSVPLMAERKVALVRELSAMCARTPSGQVAAWPVLESVQRDGICVEAICPAPGLSDDLAAQARDLSVKVATELGVTGALAVELFETTDEAGNPQIFVNELAMRPHNTGHWSQDGCETSQFEQHLRAVADLPLGSTRPTAPVTVMVNTLGGEEAPDSPIAYRFAEVWRRFPSVKIHWYGKEWRPGRKLGHVNLCGYDATAEGIAETRKIANLAAEYIVNGKWADGYVGKPENS; encoded by the coding sequence ATGGGCGTGACTGCTACGGATACACCAGATAATCCTGCAAATTCTACTTCCGCTGCTAAGCGGCATCCTGCGCATCCGCGCGGTGTGCCAATTGTGACTGTCATCGGTGACGGGCAGTTGGCCCGTATGATGCAGACCGAGGCGATCGAGTTGGGTCAGTCGATTAAGCTGCTAGCGGGCTCGCGCGACTCTTCTGCAGCTCAGGTCTGTCACGACATCGTCATCGGCGACTACCGCGTTTGGGAAGACGTGGAGCGTGCAGTCCAGGGCGCTCATGCTGTGACCTTTGATCACGAGCATGTTCCCACCGAGTTTCTGAACCGCCTGTCGGGGATGGGCTACTCAGTCCAGCCCCAGCCGGCGGCTCTTCTGTATGCGCAGGACAAGCTTCTGATGCGCCAGCGCCTGGAGAAAATGGGCGCTCCAGTTCCGGAATATTCAGCAATTGAATCCGTCGAAGAAGCCCTGGCTTTCCACGACCGAGTTGATGGAGCCGTCTGTCTAAAGGCCCGCCGGGGAGGCTACGACGGGCACGGGGTTTGGTTCCCTGGCAGCCGCGAGGACTTGCGCGAGTTGGTCTCCGAGTTGCTGGGACAGTCCGTGCCACTAATGGCGGAGCGCAAGGTTGCCCTAGTACGAGAGCTATCCGCCATGTGTGCTCGGACTCCTTCGGGCCAGGTGGCTGCCTGGCCAGTGCTCGAGTCGGTGCAGCGAGATGGAATCTGCGTAGAGGCAATCTGCCCGGCCCCTGGGCTTTCCGACGACCTGGCGGCCCAGGCTCGCGACCTCAGCGTGAAGGTGGCAACAGAGCTGGGGGTGACCGGGGCCCTGGCCGTCGAGCTTTTCGAAACCACAGACGAAGCAGGCAACCCCCAGATTTTCGTGAACGAGCTGGCGATGCGCCCCCACAACACCGGTCACTGGTCGCAGGACGGTTGTGAGACCAGTCAGTTCGAGCAACATCTGCGCGCGGTCGCTGATCTTCCTCTAGGGTCGACTCGCCCCACCGCCCCCGTCACGGTGATGGTAAATACGCTCGGCGGCGAAGAGGCTCCCGACAGTCCGATTGCCTACCGATTTGCCGAGGTATGGCGCAGGTTTCCCTCGGTCAAGATTCATTGGTATGGAAAGGAATGGCGTCCGGGGCGCAAGCTTGGCCACGTCAACCTCTGTGGCTACGACGCTACAGCTGAGGGCATCGCTGAGACACGCAAGATTGCAAACCTCGCCGCTGAATATATCGTGAACGGTAAGTGGGCCGATGGGTACGTCGGCAAGCCAGAAAACAGCTAA
- the purE gene encoding 5-(carboxyamino)imidazole ribonucleotide mutase, with protein MLELKDAQGPLVGLIMGSDSDWPTMEPAAQVLAEFGVPFEVGVVSAHRTPERMIDYAKSAADKGLRCIIAGAGGAAHLPGMVASATPLPVIGVPRALENLEGVDSLLSIVQMPGGVPVATVGVGGAKNAGLLAVRILSAGYPELIVAMERYQANMRDEVLAKDEKLRQKLMGN; from the coding sequence ATGCTTGAGTTGAAGGACGCGCAGGGGCCACTAGTCGGGTTGATTATGGGGTCTGATTCCGACTGGCCAACAATGGAGCCCGCGGCGCAGGTGCTGGCAGAGTTCGGGGTGCCCTTCGAGGTCGGCGTTGTGTCCGCACATCGCACACCAGAACGCATGATTGACTACGCAAAGTCCGCCGCGGACAAGGGACTGCGCTGCATCATCGCGGGAGCCGGGGGAGCGGCACACCTTCCGGGGATGGTCGCCTCTGCGACACCGCTGCCCGTAATCGGAGTGCCTCGTGCCCTGGAGAACTTGGAGGGCGTCGACTCGCTTCTATCCATCGTTCAGATGCCCGGCGGCGTACCGGTTGCGACTGTTGGTGTGGGCGGCGCGAAGAATGCGGGGCTGCTCGCTGTCCGTATCCTCTCGGCCGGTTACCCGGAGTTGATTGTTGCGATGGAGCGGTACCAGGCAAACATGCGCGACGAGGTTCTGGCTAAGGACGAAAAACTGCGCCAGAAGCTCATGGGCAACTAG
- a CDS encoding FMN-binding glutamate synthase family protein codes for MITRPYILAILAVLNVVAALAVWDLSPWWWIFLGAMIILDLIAVYDMFQKKHSILRNFPVIGHLRYMGETIRPEMQQYFIERNFDGAPFDRDTRTVVYERAKGISSKKSFGTERDITKPGYEYVRHSMAPTHEVIANPRVEIGGPDCKQPYSSSILNISAMSFGSLSPNAVMAMNKGAKLGHFVQDTGEGAISPYHLKYGADIYWQLGSGYFGARTEDGDFDPELFRKKAAIPQVKATYLKVSQGAKPGLGGMLPGDKVNEEIAQTRHVTVGKGVMSPPYHRVYSTPRELVRFMGTMRELNGGKPVGFKLCVGSQLEFLAVCKAMLEENITPDFIVVDGAEGGTGAAPLEYSDRVGLPLTDGLILVHNALVGAGLRDRTKLGASGKIITGFDIIKRMCIGADFVNSARGMMMATGCIQSQLCHTNTCPVGVATQDPKLWKALDVDDKAQRVANYHDATVKEAAGMLASMGLSDFSELGPSYLLRRTSEEVGESYAELYNWLSPGELLTGTRFINWAEAWEMADPDTFRYPSAHTRA; via the coding sequence GTGATTACCCGTCCGTATATTCTCGCAATTCTCGCTGTTCTCAACGTCGTTGCCGCACTTGCGGTCTGGGATCTGAGTCCCTGGTGGTGGATATTCCTCGGCGCGATGATAATTTTGGACCTCATCGCGGTGTACGACATGTTTCAGAAGAAGCATTCGATTCTCCGTAACTTCCCGGTCATCGGTCATCTTCGCTACATGGGCGAGACCATTCGCCCCGAAATGCAGCAATACTTCATCGAGCGCAACTTCGACGGCGCCCCATTCGATCGTGACACGCGCACCGTCGTCTACGAGCGAGCCAAGGGCATTTCTTCGAAAAAGTCCTTCGGCACTGAGCGCGATATCACTAAGCCGGGCTACGAGTACGTGCGCCATTCCATGGCACCAACGCACGAGGTCATCGCTAATCCGCGCGTAGAAATCGGTGGGCCCGATTGCAAGCAGCCGTATTCTTCTTCGATTCTCAATATTTCTGCGATGAGTTTCGGCTCCCTGTCCCCCAACGCAGTGATGGCGATGAACAAGGGCGCGAAGCTGGGCCACTTCGTGCAGGATACCGGCGAAGGTGCGATTAGCCCGTACCATCTCAAGTACGGTGCGGATATTTACTGGCAGCTCGGCTCTGGCTATTTCGGCGCGCGAACCGAAGACGGCGACTTTGACCCGGAGCTGTTCCGCAAAAAGGCAGCTATCCCGCAGGTAAAGGCAACCTATCTGAAGGTTAGTCAGGGCGCGAAACCGGGTCTCGGCGGAATGCTCCCCGGAGACAAGGTCAACGAGGAAATTGCACAGACCCGACACGTAACTGTCGGCAAGGGGGTGATGAGCCCTCCCTATCACCGCGTCTACTCCACTCCGCGCGAGCTGGTGCGATTCATGGGCACCATGCGCGAGCTTAACGGCGGCAAGCCGGTCGGATTCAAACTCTGCGTCGGCTCGCAGCTGGAGTTTCTCGCGGTCTGCAAGGCGATGTTGGAGGAAAACATCACACCGGACTTCATTGTCGTGGACGGCGCTGAGGGCGGAACTGGCGCGGCACCGTTGGAATACTCGGACCGAGTAGGCCTACCGCTGACTGACGGTTTGATTCTCGTCCACAATGCTCTGGTCGGTGCGGGTTTGAGAGACCGCACCAAGCTCGGCGCCAGCGGAAAAATTATCACCGGCTTCGACATCATCAAGCGAATGTGCATCGGCGCGGACTTCGTGAACTCCGCCCGAGGAATGATGATGGCCACGGGCTGCATCCAGTCGCAGCTGTGTCACACGAACACATGCCCCGTCGGTGTCGCCACGCAGGATCCGAAGCTGTGGAAGGCTCTGGATGTCGACGACAAGGCTCAGCGTGTGGCCAATTACCACGATGCGACGGTGAAGGAAGCAGCAGGCATGCTCGCGTCCATGGGACTGTCGGACTTCTCTGAACTGGGCCCTTCTTATCTACTCCGCCGTACCAGCGAAGAGGTCGGTGAGTCTTACGCCGAGCTCTACAACTGGCTCTCCCCCGGCGAGCTTCTCACAGGCACTCGCTTCATCAACTGGGCCGAGGCCTGGGAGATGGCCGACCCGGATACCTTCCGCTACCCATCCGCGCACACTCGCGCGTAG
- a CDS encoding TIGR03089 family protein translates to MEILKTLLASDPSIPRLTCYDETTGGRTDLSAITLDNWASKIANMLHDEFDVEPGDSVWIDLPPIWQVACIVLGCERAGVRVDAKDPLVVFTSVGKLSEWEETQPDAYLAVVTDDPFGRGVVECGGEIPPGVIDFGPEVRFHPDAYMGSGPESEDSPVIGDESANCLLALAEASARELGLDDKARVLSHGWIDPKTTQLKAVLWAKSVLSAWSVGGAAVIVRGGDSERLEQIATAEKATILQV, encoded by the coding sequence GTGGAAATTCTCAAGACTCTCCTCGCCTCAGACCCGTCCATTCCCCGACTGACTTGTTACGACGAGACTACTGGCGGCCGCACTGATTTGTCCGCAATCACCCTGGATAATTGGGCCTCCAAAATCGCCAACATGCTTCACGATGAATTCGACGTGGAACCGGGTGACAGCGTCTGGATTGATCTCCCTCCAATTTGGCAGGTTGCATGCATCGTTCTCGGATGTGAGCGCGCTGGAGTCCGGGTAGACGCGAAAGATCCCCTGGTCGTGTTTACGAGCGTCGGCAAGCTGAGCGAGTGGGAAGAGACGCAACCAGATGCCTACTTGGCGGTGGTGACCGATGATCCTTTCGGGCGTGGAGTCGTCGAATGCGGCGGCGAGATTCCGCCGGGAGTAATCGATTTCGGCCCGGAAGTTCGCTTCCACCCGGATGCCTACATGGGCAGCGGTCCAGAGTCGGAAGACTCCCCTGTAATTGGGGACGAATCAGCGAATTGCCTCCTCGCGCTTGCGGAAGCATCTGCGCGCGAACTCGGGCTGGATGACAAGGCACGAGTCCTCTCCCACGGATGGATTGATCCAAAAACCACACAGTTAAAGGCAGTGCTATGGGCGAAATCCGTCTTGTCTGCGTGGTCCGTTGGTGGTGCGGCAGTTATCGTGCGGGGCGGCGATTCTGAGCGACTGGAGCAGATAGCCACCGCAGAGAAGGCAACAATCCTTCAGGTCTAA